A region of the Mycobacterium sp. NBC_00419 genome:
CCGGTGTGCAGCCAACCCTCGGCGTCGACGGCCTCGGCGGTGGCCACCGGGTCGTCGAAGTAGCCCTGCATCACGCTGTATCCGCGCACCAGCACCTCGGCGTCGTCGGCCAGCCGCACCTCGACATCGTCGACGGGCAGCCCGGCGGTGGTGGCGATGTCGTCGAACGAGTCCCCGGGCCGCGACATCGTCGCCGTTCCGGCCTCGGTCAGGCCGTAGCCGGTAGCCAGCGTCTGGAACGGAAGCTCCTCGTGGACGCGACGGATGAGTTCGACGGGGATGTCCGCCGCGCCGGTCACACCGGCGCGCAGGGTGGCCAGCTTGCTCTTGTCCTCGACGGCGAGCAGGGAGTGGTAGAGCGTCGGCGGGCCGGGCAGCATCGTGATGCGTTCGGCGGCAATGAGTTCGACCACCCGGTCAAGGTCGAAGACCGCGACCGGGAGCATGGTCGCGCCCCGGATGAACGACGCCAGGCAGCCCGCCTTGTAGCCGAAGGTATGGAAGAACGGATTGACGATCAGGTAGCGGTCGCCACGGCGCAGGTCGGCCAGGTCGCACCACTCCGAGTACATCCGCAGGTTCTGGCGGTGATTCATCATCACGCCCTTGGGCCGGCCGGTCGTGCCGGAGGTGTAGATGATGTCGGCGATGTCGGAGCCGCTGACGGCCCGCTGCAATGGCGCGCCGTCGTCGAGGAAGCCCGACTTCAGATCGAAGCTGGCCACGCCGGCCGGCGTGGTGAAATCCTGCCCCAGGAAACCCTTCTCGACGAGCACGGTTCTGGCGCCGCTGCGGGTGATGATGTCGGCGGCCTCAGCGGTCTTGTAGCGGGTGCTCACCGGGACCACCA
Encoded here:
- a CDS encoding FadD3 family acyl-CoA ligase — translated: MTWSDQHPQTIPEMVLSAADRFGDDEAVVDGPLRLSYAEVAHRVRCAAGAFAKSGVEQGGRVAIWAPNSAHWMIAAFGALTAGAVVVPVSTRYKTAEAADIITRSGARTVLVEKGFLGQDFTTPAGVASFDLKSGFLDDGAPLQRAVSGSDIADIIYTSGTTGRPKGVMMNHRQNLRMYSEWCDLADLRRGDRYLIVNPFFHTFGYKAGCLASFIRGATMLPVAVFDLDRVVELIAAERITMLPGPPTLYHSLLAVEDKSKLATLRAGVTGAADIPVELIRRVHEELPFQTLATGYGLTEAGTATMSRPGDSFDDIATTAGLPVDDVEVRLADDAEVLVRGYSVMQGYFDDPVATAEAVDAEGWLHTGDLGCLTDSGRLRIVGRKKDMFIVGGFNAYPAEIEGFLMEHPAVAQAAVIGVPDEHLGQVGKAFVVLKRGAVVSADEVIAWSRDRMAGFKVPRTVEFLAALPLNATGKVMKDRLR